The following are from one region of the Roseimicrobium gellanilyticum genome:
- a CDS encoding ADP-ribosylglycohydrolase family protein, with the protein MVVRDDKTRDRITGLMLGAAVGDALGLPAEGMSAKRIARRWPGPLKHRFFFGRGMMSDDTEHLFFTAQSLIEAGNDVATFRRALARRLRWWLVALPAGVGLATARSIIKLWLGWNPAKSGVWSAGNGPAMRSALLGARFANDEANLRAYVEASTIMTHRDPKALAGALAVAFGAAALVRGEANDDTLLHSWQTLSPDDEWQRAMMLMRSELARASPVASFSESLGGKREVSGYIYRTVPVALYAWLRHRGDFRMTLQEVIGCGGDTDTVAAIAGALAGMECGEQGIPEEWLSGICEWPRSIRVLGEVASRVADQDSQSSVGYAVWGVIPRNLLFLSVVLLHGFRRLMPG; encoded by the coding sequence ATGGTCGTGAGGGATGATAAAACGCGCGACCGCATCACCGGACTCATGCTCGGTGCTGCGGTGGGTGATGCTCTGGGACTGCCCGCTGAGGGCATGTCTGCGAAGCGCATCGCCCGCCGCTGGCCCGGCCCTTTGAAGCATCGCTTCTTCTTTGGCCGTGGCATGATGAGTGATGACACGGAGCATCTCTTCTTCACTGCCCAGTCTCTGATCGAGGCAGGTAATGATGTGGCAACTTTCCGACGTGCGCTCGCGAGGCGGTTGCGCTGGTGGCTTGTTGCCCTGCCTGCCGGTGTGGGGCTTGCCACCGCGCGCTCCATCATAAAACTTTGGCTCGGTTGGAATCCGGCGAAGAGTGGTGTGTGGTCAGCGGGCAATGGTCCGGCCATGCGCTCTGCGCTTCTCGGGGCACGATTCGCCAATGATGAGGCCAACCTGCGTGCCTATGTGGAGGCATCCACCATCATGACGCATCGCGACCCAAAGGCACTCGCCGGAGCGTTGGCAGTGGCATTCGGAGCTGCAGCCTTGGTGCGTGGCGAGGCGAACGATGACACATTGCTCCATAGTTGGCAGACGCTTTCACCTGATGACGAGTGGCAGCGTGCGATGATGCTGATGCGATCAGAGCTGGCGCGTGCATCACCCGTGGCCTCGTTCTCCGAATCTCTCGGCGGGAAGCGTGAGGTCAGTGGCTACATCTACCGCACGGTGCCCGTGGCACTCTACGCCTGGCTGCGGCATCGCGGCGATTTCCGAATGACGCTCCAGGAAGTGATTGGCTGCGGTGGGGATACGGACACGGTGGCTGCCATTGCGGGAGCACTTGCTGGAATGGAGTGCGGTGAGCAGGGCATTCCGGAGGAATGGCTCTCTGGCATCTGCGAATGGCCACGGAGCATCCGTGTTCTAGGCGAAGTGGCCTCACGTGTTGCAGACCAGGATTCCCAGTCTTCGGTGGGATATGCCGTGTGGGGTGTCATTCCGAGAAATCTTTTGTTTCTCAGTGTCGTGTTGCTACATGGATTCCGGAGACTAATGCCGGGATGA
- a CDS encoding NADAR family protein: MSGNVINFYSTKGEYGPFSNFSAHRLFLKGKTWRTSEHYFQAQKFAGTEHEEELRMAESPMVVARMGRSRKRPLRKDWESVKDDIMREAVMAKFTQDKELKALLLNTGDATLVEHTANDFYWADGGDGSGKNMLGIILMEVREKLQLEASSVADE; this comes from the coding sequence GTGAGCGGGAACGTCATCAATTTTTACAGCACGAAGGGCGAATACGGTCCCTTCTCCAATTTTTCCGCGCACCGTCTTTTCCTGAAGGGAAAGACGTGGCGTACCTCGGAGCACTATTTCCAGGCCCAGAAGTTTGCGGGAACGGAACACGAGGAGGAACTGCGCATGGCGGAGTCTCCCATGGTGGTGGCCCGCATGGGGCGCTCACGGAAACGTCCACTCCGGAAGGACTGGGAATCCGTGAAGGACGACATCATGCGCGAAGCGGTGATGGCCAAGTTCACCCAGGACAAGGAACTCAAAGCCCTGCTGCTTAACACGGGTGATGCCACGCTGGTGGAACACACCGCGAATGATTTCTACTGGGCCGACGGTGGCGATGGTTCCGGAAAGAATATGCTCGGCATCATCCTCATGGAGGTGCGGGAGAAGTTACAGTTGGAGGCATCGTCTGTCGCAGACGAGTGA
- a CDS encoding L-lactate permease gives MPWLQNYDPLNNAALSTLLAAIPVGVLMGLIASGKLRVHLAASLALVIALGVAILGYHMPAKAAFAAAGYGVAFGLLPVGWMILNLLFLYNMTVEKGWFDALRHSFTRLAPDPRIQLLLVAFCFGSFFEGIAGFGAPVAVTAALLIQLGFKPLEACCLSLIANTAPVAFGSLGIPIITLNQVTGLGELTLSQMAGRQLPFFSAIIPTWIIMAYSGWRGMREVWPATLTAGVSFAIMQFIISNYHGPMLVDIGSALFATLAMVLLLKVWKPKTIAQPTLATAGTTVGEPRNPAASTATHERPLKRAWLPWIILVSIVFVWSQKGTKTALDGLFIQNFSVAGLHQAVVRTPPVIPADVPATPEKAVYTLNLLSTTGTGILLAAVIAGAVMGFSPGRMLQVWLRTLVKIRLSLITIAAMLALGFVTKYSGADATLGLALAKTGWLYPFFGTLLGWLGVALTGSDTASNVLFGSLQTVTAQQVGVSPVLMASANSVGGVMGKMVDAQSIVVASTAASVFGQESAILRRVFWHSIILAALVGVFVFLQAYVWPFTEMVVKQAG, from the coding sequence ATGCCTTGGCTACAGAACTACGACCCGCTCAACAACGCCGCTCTCTCCACTCTGCTGGCAGCCATTCCGGTCGGCGTGCTCATGGGGCTCATAGCATCCGGGAAGCTGCGTGTGCATCTGGCCGCATCCCTGGCGCTGGTGATCGCACTGGGAGTCGCCATCCTTGGCTATCACATGCCTGCAAAGGCGGCCTTCGCAGCGGCAGGATACGGCGTGGCGTTTGGACTGCTGCCCGTGGGCTGGATGATTCTGAATCTGCTCTTCCTCTACAACATGACGGTGGAGAAGGGTTGGTTCGATGCGCTCCGCCACAGCTTCACCCGGCTCGCTCCTGACCCTCGCATCCAACTCCTGCTCGTAGCGTTTTGCTTTGGCTCCTTCTTCGAGGGCATTGCAGGATTCGGCGCACCGGTCGCCGTCACAGCCGCGCTGCTCATCCAGCTTGGGTTCAAGCCGCTCGAAGCATGCTGTCTTTCACTCATCGCCAACACCGCCCCGGTCGCCTTCGGTTCGCTGGGCATTCCCATCATCACGCTGAATCAGGTCACGGGTCTCGGCGAGCTGACACTCTCTCAGATGGCCGGTCGGCAGCTTCCCTTCTTCTCCGCCATCATCCCCACGTGGATCATCATGGCGTACTCTGGATGGCGCGGCATGAGGGAGGTCTGGCCCGCAACACTCACCGCAGGTGTGAGCTTCGCGATCATGCAGTTCATCATTTCGAACTATCATGGCCCCATGCTGGTGGACATCGGCTCTGCATTGTTTGCCACTCTGGCGATGGTGCTGCTGCTGAAGGTATGGAAGCCAAAGACCATCGCACAACCCACACTCGCCACTGCTGGAACTACAGTCGGCGAGCCCCGCAACCCCGCGGCATCAACAGCGACCCATGAACGCCCCTTGAAGCGCGCCTGGCTTCCCTGGATCATACTGGTGAGCATCGTCTTTGTGTGGAGCCAGAAGGGAACGAAGACAGCCCTTGATGGCCTCTTCATTCAAAACTTCTCCGTGGCAGGTCTGCACCAGGCAGTGGTGCGCACGCCACCGGTCATTCCCGCAGATGTACCAGCCACACCGGAGAAGGCTGTCTACACGCTCAATCTGCTCTCGACCACCGGGACTGGCATTCTTCTCGCGGCCGTGATCGCAGGTGCAGTCATGGGCTTTTCACCCGGACGCATGCTCCAGGTCTGGCTTCGCACGCTGGTGAAGATCCGACTCTCGTTGATCACCATCGCGGCGATGCTGGCACTCGGCTTCGTGACCAAATACTCCGGTGCGGACGCCACGCTGGGGCTCGCACTCGCGAAGACGGGCTGGCTCTATCCCTTCTTCGGCACCTTGCTGGGCTGGCTTGGCGTGGCCCTCACGGGTTCGGACACAGCATCGAATGTGCTCTTTGGATCGCTGCAAACGGTGACTGCGCAACAGGTCGGCGTGAGCCCGGTGCTCATGGCCAGTGCGAACAGCGTAGGCGGTGTCATGGGGAAGATGGTGGATGCGCAGAGTATCGTGGTGGCGAGCACGGCGGCGAGTGTGTTTGGGCAGGAGAGCGCCATCCTCCGCCGCGTTTTCTGGCACAGCATCATTCTCGCGGCACTCGTAGGGGTCTTTGTATTTCTCCAGGCGTATGTGTGGCCCTTCACAGAGATGGTGGTGAAACAGGCGGGCTGA
- a CDS encoding TIGR02452 family protein translates to MITKRSARASLAEETLRLVEQGEYTSSNGKVVDLAESVSRSVRGTVSISPEEVLEVARAGEAKSVIEVTSESTLQALIRLQSEGAPGLACLNFASAKNAGGGFLGGSQAQEESLARSSALYPCLTSVPRYYETNRACRSGLYTDWMIWSPEVPFFRDDDGALLDVPVLASVITAPAPNAGAVAKNQPHELPMVEPTLRRRAERVLQLAASRGVQTFVLGAWGCGVFHNDPRMVAGVFADLIREGAAFANVFPRFVFAIYDTTSSGEVRRAFDIVIPQTSS, encoded by the coding sequence ATGATTACCAAACGGTCAGCGAGGGCTTCGCTGGCAGAAGAGACTCTCCGCCTTGTTGAGCAAGGTGAATACACCAGCAGCAACGGGAAGGTCGTGGATCTTGCTGAATCCGTCAGCAGGTCCGTGCGCGGCACCGTGAGCATTTCTCCTGAGGAAGTGCTGGAAGTCGCGCGAGCAGGTGAAGCGAAGAGCGTCATTGAGGTGACTTCCGAATCCACGCTGCAAGCGCTCATCCGCTTGCAGAGCGAGGGCGCACCAGGTCTGGCCTGTCTGAACTTCGCCAGCGCGAAGAATGCCGGTGGTGGATTCCTGGGTGGCTCACAAGCACAGGAGGAATCGCTCGCTCGATCTTCCGCACTGTATCCCTGCCTCACTTCCGTGCCGCGCTACTATGAAACCAACCGGGCCTGCCGCTCGGGACTCTACACGGACTGGATGATCTGGTCCCCGGAGGTTCCTTTCTTCCGCGATGATGACGGTGCTCTTCTGGACGTGCCGGTGTTGGCCTCGGTGATCACTGCGCCAGCGCCCAACGCGGGAGCCGTGGCCAAGAACCAGCCGCACGAACTGCCAATGGTAGAGCCCACGCTTCGCCGGCGTGCGGAACGCGTGCTGCAACTCGCAGCTTCGCGTGGCGTGCAGACATTCGTGCTTGGGGCGTGGGGCTGTGGTGTGTTCCACAATGACCCGCGCATGGTGGCTGGCGTATTTGCGGATCTCATCCGTGAGGGTGCAGCCTTTGCAAATGTCTTCCCCCGCTTCGTGTTCGCCATCTATGACACCACCTCATCCGGCGAGGTGCGTCGTGCATTCGATATCGTCATTCCACAGACATCCTCATGA
- a CDS encoding NUDIX hydrolase: MSFTYQYARPALTVDCVIFGFDAGEHELRVLLIQRALPPFEGKWALPGGFVKVGENTDVAARRELEEETGLKQVYLEQFKTFSEPKRDPREHVVSVAYFALVPFLSHPPKADTDAKDAAWFSVEDVPSLAFDHKVILDTALQRLRLKMQHEPVGFELLPPQFTLTQLQQVYEAVLGQTLDKRNFRKKILSMDLLIDTGEVQQDVAHRAAALWKFDARRYEKLKKGGFHFAL; this comes from the coding sequence ATGTCATTCACCTATCAATATGCGCGCCCCGCTCTCACGGTGGACTGCGTGATCTTCGGCTTCGATGCCGGGGAGCATGAGTTGCGCGTGCTGCTCATCCAGCGCGCCCTGCCTCCTTTCGAGGGGAAGTGGGCGCTGCCGGGTGGTTTCGTGAAGGTGGGTGAGAACACGGATGTGGCTGCCCGCCGTGAACTGGAGGAGGAGACCGGATTGAAACAGGTGTACCTGGAGCAGTTCAAGACCTTCAGTGAACCGAAGCGCGACCCGCGTGAACACGTGGTGAGCGTGGCCTACTTCGCCCTGGTACCCTTCCTGAGTCACCCTCCGAAGGCGGATACGGATGCGAAGGACGCTGCCTGGTTCTCCGTGGAGGATGTGCCTTCCCTGGCCTTCGACCACAAGGTGATTCTGGATACGGCCCTGCAACGCCTCCGACTCAAAATGCAGCACGAGCCCGTGGGCTTTGAACTGCTGCCACCGCAATTCACCCTGACCCAACTGCAACAGGTCTATGAGGCCGTGCTCGGCCAGACTCTCGATAAGCGCAATTTCCGGAAGAAGATCCTGAGCATGGACCTGCTCATCGATACCGGAGAGGTGCAGCAGGATGTCGCGCATCGCGCCGCGGCCCTGTGGAAGTTCGATGCGCGACGCTATGAAAAACTCAAGAAGGGCGGATTTCACTTCGCCCTGTAG
- a CDS encoding aminotransferase class V-fold PLP-dependent enzyme → MTIDDILSNESVRQAEFPVSRDTIFMAHGGVCILPQRSVKAMQDYLEICATRGQENLEIWRHLNETRVVAAKLIGAQASEIALLGPTSLGLSLVANGLPWQAGDEIVCYHDDYPANVYPWMDLQRRGVVLKFLEPDVPGHITPEVVERALTPKTRMVALASCHFFTGYRIDVDAIGKLVRGRGIYFCLDAIQTVGAFPTSVEHVDFLSADAHKWMLGPMAAGIFYVRESLHEVLRPTLIGAWNVKSPNFIAQDQVEFEKGGRRYEPGVPNAIGIYGMRAALDLLVEVGIENVAARLLKLKAHLVPRLEALGFQVLPPTNGENASSITTATRDGGAPLEQVFDHLAKHQVTISLRHNRAGRAHLRFSPHFYNTEAEVDRVCALIGEVK, encoded by the coding sequence ATGACCATCGACGACATTCTCTCCAACGAATCCGTGAGACAGGCAGAATTCCCTGTCTCGCGGGACACCATCTTCATGGCACACGGTGGTGTGTGCATCCTGCCCCAGCGCTCCGTGAAGGCGATGCAGGATTACCTGGAGATCTGCGCGACCCGTGGGCAGGAGAACTTGGAAATCTGGAGGCACCTGAACGAAACGCGTGTCGTGGCCGCCAAACTTATCGGTGCGCAGGCCAGCGAGATAGCCCTGCTGGGGCCGACTTCGCTTGGTCTCAGTCTGGTGGCCAACGGACTTCCATGGCAGGCGGGCGATGAGATCGTGTGTTACCACGATGACTACCCCGCCAATGTCTATCCCTGGATGGATCTGCAGCGCCGTGGAGTGGTGTTGAAGTTTCTTGAACCGGACGTGCCCGGGCACATCACCCCAGAAGTTGTGGAGCGCGCGCTGACACCGAAGACTCGCATGGTGGCACTGGCCTCTTGCCACTTCTTCACGGGCTATCGGATCGATGTGGATGCCATTGGCAAACTGGTGCGTGGTCGCGGCATCTACTTCTGCCTGGACGCCATCCAGACCGTGGGCGCCTTTCCCACCAGCGTGGAGCATGTGGACTTCCTCAGCGCGGATGCGCACAAGTGGATGCTCGGTCCCATGGCGGCGGGTATCTTCTATGTGCGTGAGTCATTGCATGAGGTCCTGCGACCAACGCTCATTGGCGCGTGGAATGTGAAGTCGCCGAACTTCATCGCACAGGATCAGGTGGAGTTTGAGAAAGGTGGACGGCGTTACGAGCCCGGCGTGCCGAATGCGATTGGCATCTACGGCATGCGCGCAGCGCTGGACCTGCTGGTGGAGGTGGGCATTGAGAATGTTGCTGCTCGCTTGCTGAAGCTGAAGGCCCATCTTGTGCCGCGGTTGGAGGCCTTAGGCTTCCAGGTGTTGCCGCCTACCAATGGAGAAAATGCCAGCAGCATCACTACCGCCACACGGGATGGAGGGGCACCGCTGGAGCAGGTCTTCGATCACTTGGCAAAGCATCAAGTGACCATCTCCCTGCGCCACAACCGTGCCGGTCGGGCCCACCTGCGCTTCAGTCCGCACTTCTACAATACCGAGGCGGAGGTCGATCGGGTGTGCGCGCTGATTGGTGAGGTGAAATAG
- a CDS encoding efflux RND transporter permease subunit, producing MARFFVNRPIVAMVISIILTIVGLASYFSLPVAQFPDIVPPEIQVKATYTGADAMTIEQSVATPIEQQMSGVDNMNYMYSTNSNDGSMKLTVNFDVATDANTDQILAQMRSNQANSQLPADVTAAGVTVQKSTSSPLIMFSLYSPKGTYDGTFLANYAYINLNDEFTRVPGIASVTVFGAGQYAMRIWVKPDTLAKLGITIPEILSAIKAQNSVNPAGKIGAEPAPLGQEYTYAVRAQGRLQSPEEFGDIVVRANPDGSMLRVKDVARIELGAQTYSVSSRLNGQPAASIALYQLPGSNAIAAAEGAKKRMQELSEKFPNDLEYTVSLDTTLAVTEGMVEIQHTLFEALVLVIIVVFIFLQGWRATLIPLLAVPVSLIATFAFFPLFGFTVNTLSLFGLVLAIGLVVDDAIVVVEAVEHHIEQGLSPKEATLKAMEEVTGPVIAIALILAAVFIPTAFIPGITGRLYQQFAVTIAVSVIISAFNALTLSPALSALLLKPKKKSTGPLQKFFDLFNRGFGAATNGYVAVCRYLLRRVIIAIVLLAVIAGAAGLFGKRVPGSFLPEEDQGYFFAQVVLPDAASLQRTDEAMKVAEKILMDTPGVKYVTAINGYNFLSGVNVTYSGVFFVTLKEWSERKEPSEKYGAIMKHVNGSLSRIPAARAFAFSPPAIPGIGTSGGVTFILQDRSGKDIAFLDEQVRKFVGAARERKELTSVSTTFSPGVPQVFMNVDKEKVLKQGIELSTVYQTLQTFMGGYFVNYFNRFGRQWQVFVQAEGDYRANAEQVKQFFVKNKDGAMVPLGAVTNAEFISGPEFTMRYNLYRSAQINATAAPGYSSGQAMQAMEEVFATTMPNEMGYSYLGMSFQEKKASEGVSPVAIFALSFLFVFLILAAQYESWSLPFSVLLSTPVAVFGAFAALMVGRYENNIYAQIGLVMLIGLAAKNAILIVEFAKMKHEQGLSLTEAALEGARLRLRPILMTSFAFILGCVPLAMASGAGGLSRQVMGFVVIGGMLAASFLAIFLIPVTFHLVGRFSGKKDGPASEAPVETQAPASHP from the coding sequence ATGGCCAGATTCTTCGTCAATCGTCCCATCGTCGCGATGGTCATCTCGATCATCCTGACCATTGTCGGGCTGGCATCGTATTTCAGCCTGCCGGTGGCGCAGTTTCCGGACATTGTACCGCCGGAGATCCAGGTAAAGGCCACCTACACGGGCGCGGATGCCATGACCATCGAGCAATCGGTGGCCACGCCCATCGAGCAGCAGATGAGCGGCGTGGATAACATGAACTACATGTACTCCACGAACTCGAATGACGGCAGCATGAAGCTGACGGTGAACTTCGACGTGGCCACGGATGCGAACACCGACCAGATCCTCGCGCAGATGCGGAGCAACCAGGCGAACTCGCAACTTCCCGCGGATGTCACGGCGGCAGGCGTGACGGTGCAGAAGTCCACCTCTTCGCCGCTCATCATGTTCTCCCTCTATTCGCCGAAGGGAACCTATGACGGCACCTTCCTCGCGAACTATGCTTACATCAATCTGAATGACGAGTTCACGCGTGTGCCAGGCATTGCAAGTGTGACGGTCTTCGGCGCGGGTCAGTATGCCATGCGCATCTGGGTGAAGCCGGATACGCTGGCCAAGCTGGGAATCACTATTCCGGAAATCCTCTCCGCCATCAAGGCGCAGAACTCGGTGAACCCAGCGGGCAAGATTGGCGCTGAGCCTGCGCCATTGGGCCAGGAGTATACCTATGCTGTGCGCGCCCAGGGACGATTGCAGAGCCCGGAGGAGTTTGGTGACATCGTGGTCCGTGCCAATCCAGATGGCTCCATGTTGCGCGTGAAGGATGTGGCGCGCATTGAGCTCGGAGCGCAGACCTACAGCGTGAGCAGCCGTCTCAATGGCCAGCCCGCGGCTTCCATCGCGCTCTACCAGTTGCCGGGGTCAAACGCCATCGCGGCTGCCGAGGGGGCGAAGAAACGGATGCAGGAGTTGTCCGAGAAGTTCCCCAACGATTTGGAATACACCGTCTCGCTCGATACCACGCTCGCGGTGACGGAGGGCATGGTGGAAATCCAGCACACGCTGTTCGAGGCCCTGGTGCTGGTCATCATCGTGGTATTCATCTTCCTGCAGGGATGGCGCGCCACGCTCATTCCCCTGTTGGCGGTGCCCGTATCCTTGATTGCCACGTTCGCCTTCTTCCCGCTCTTCGGGTTCACGGTGAATACCCTCTCGCTCTTCGGCCTCGTGCTGGCCATCGGCCTGGTCGTGGATGATGCCATCGTGGTGGTCGAGGCCGTGGAGCATCATATCGAGCAGGGACTCTCTCCCAAGGAGGCCACTCTCAAGGCGATGGAGGAGGTGACGGGGCCGGTCATTGCGATTGCCCTCATTCTTGCAGCGGTGTTCATACCCACGGCCTTCATTCCCGGCATCACAGGGCGATTGTACCAGCAGTTCGCGGTGACCATTGCGGTATCCGTGATCATCTCCGCGTTCAACGCACTGACTCTCTCTCCCGCACTCTCTGCACTGCTCCTCAAGCCAAAGAAGAAGAGCACGGGTCCGCTGCAGAAGTTCTTCGACCTCTTCAACCGCGGATTTGGCGCAGCCACCAACGGCTATGTCGCAGTGTGTCGCTATCTGCTGCGAAGGGTGATCATCGCGATCGTGCTCCTCGCGGTGATTGCGGGCGCTGCGGGTTTGTTTGGGAAGAGGGTTCCGGGAAGCTTCCTTCCGGAGGAAGACCAGGGCTACTTCTTCGCTCAGGTGGTGCTGCCGGATGCTGCTTCCCTCCAGCGCACGGATGAAGCCATGAAGGTCGCGGAGAAAATCCTCATGGACACTCCGGGGGTGAAGTACGTGACCGCAATCAATGGCTACAACTTCCTCAGCGGGGTGAATGTCACCTACAGCGGCGTGTTCTTCGTCACGCTCAAGGAGTGGTCCGAGCGCAAGGAGCCTTCGGAGAAGTACGGCGCCATCATGAAGCATGTGAATGGCAGTCTCTCCCGGATTCCCGCAGCGCGTGCCTTCGCCTTCTCACCGCCGGCCATCCCAGGCATCGGCACCAGCGGTGGCGTGACCTTCATTTTGCAGGATCGCTCGGGCAAAGATATTGCCTTTCTGGATGAGCAGGTGCGCAAGTTTGTGGGTGCGGCGCGAGAGCGAAAGGAGCTCACTTCGGTGAGTACGACCTTCTCCCCCGGCGTGCCCCAGGTGTTCATGAACGTGGACAAGGAAAAAGTGCTGAAGCAGGGCATTGAGCTCTCCACGGTGTATCAGACCCTGCAGACCTTCATGGGAGGTTACTTCGTGAATTACTTCAACCGCTTCGGCCGCCAGTGGCAGGTCTTTGTGCAAGCGGAGGGTGACTACCGGGCCAATGCGGAGCAGGTGAAGCAATTCTTCGTGAAGAACAAGGATGGGGCCATGGTGCCACTTGGCGCCGTTACCAATGCAGAGTTCATCAGCGGACCGGAGTTCACCATGCGATACAATCTCTATCGCAGCGCGCAGATCAATGCCACGGCCGCTCCCGGCTACAGTTCCGGCCAGGCCATGCAGGCCATGGAGGAGGTGTTTGCCACGACGATGCCGAATGAGATGGGCTACTCCTACCTGGGCATGAGCTTCCAGGAAAAGAAGGCCAGCGAGGGTGTCTCGCCCGTGGCCATCTTTGCGTTGTCCTTCCTCTTTGTGTTCCTGATCCTCGCGGCGCAGTATGAGAGCTGGAGTCTTCCCTTCAGCGTGCTGCTCAGTACGCCTGTCGCGGTTTTTGGTGCTTTTGCAGCACTCATGGTGGGGCGGTATGAGAACAACATCTATGCCCAAATCGGCCTCGTGATGCTCATTGGCCTCGCCGCGAAGAATGCCATTCTCATCGTGGAGTTCGCCAAGATGAAGCACGAGCAGGGGCTCTCCCTCACCGAGGCCGCTCTGGAGGGAGCCAGGCTCCGTCTGCGCCCCATCCTCATGACCAGCTTCGCCTTCATTCTGGGATGCGTGCCCTTGGCCATGGCCAGTGGTGCCGGTGGGTTGTCACGTCAGGTCATGGGCTTTGTGGTGATCGGCGGCATGCTCGCCGCGAGTTTCCTGGCCATCTTCCTGATCCCGGTGACCTTCCATCTGGTAGGGAGATTCAGCGGGAAGAAGGACGGACCCGCGAGCGAAGCTCCCGTGGAGACTCAAGCTCCAGCCAGTCACCCATGA
- a CDS encoding efflux RND transporter periplasmic adaptor subunit, giving the protein MSRLSLSVGLTMLLAACDRNEAPPPTAPPEVLVLTASTQDVPVFREWVGTLDGSENAEIRARVTGYLVKRNYQEGAVVKKGEVLFEIDPRPFEAALAEARNQLAQVKAMQVAAAAEVERDTKLFKDKAVSERDLFNSRQANESQLAKIKALEAAEEQAKLNVQFCKIEAPVDGIAGISQAQVGDLVGTGSNVVLTSVSTLDPIKLVFPISETEYLIAADYLQKALAKPLNEREEFIELILADGKPFPHKGRLLAVDLNVKGATGTIVITALAANPGNILRPGLFARARIKTKVLEKAVVIPQRAVNEVQGTYQIGVVGANGKAEIRPVKAGPRTGSNWVITEGLKEGETVIVEGFQKVRAGAPVTAKPWTPPASHADASAATPTPTSQPAAK; this is encoded by the coding sequence ATGTCGCGCCTTTCATTGTCCGTGGGCTTGACGATGCTGCTCGCGGCATGTGATCGTAACGAAGCCCCGCCACCCACCGCGCCTCCGGAGGTGCTTGTGTTGACCGCCTCCACGCAGGATGTGCCCGTCTTCCGCGAGTGGGTTGGCACGCTCGATGGCTCGGAGAATGCCGAGATTCGCGCGCGCGTCACCGGCTACCTCGTGAAACGAAACTACCAGGAAGGAGCCGTGGTGAAAAAAGGGGAGGTGCTCTTTGAGATTGACCCGAGGCCGTTCGAAGCCGCGCTTGCGGAGGCGCGAAACCAACTCGCCCAAGTGAAGGCGATGCAGGTGGCCGCGGCGGCGGAGGTGGAGCGGGATACCAAGCTCTTCAAGGACAAGGCGGTTTCCGAGCGCGACCTCTTCAACTCACGCCAGGCGAACGAAAGCCAGTTGGCGAAAATCAAGGCGCTGGAAGCCGCCGAGGAGCAGGCGAAGCTGAATGTCCAGTTCTGCAAAATTGAAGCTCCAGTCGATGGCATCGCGGGCATCTCCCAGGCACAGGTGGGCGACCTCGTGGGCACTGGCAGCAATGTGGTGCTGACATCCGTGTCCACGCTCGACCCGATCAAACTGGTCTTCCCGATCAGTGAGACGGAATACCTCATCGCCGCGGATTACCTGCAGAAGGCTCTGGCGAAGCCACTGAATGAAAGGGAGGAATTCATTGAACTGATCCTCGCCGATGGGAAGCCCTTTCCCCACAAGGGCCGGCTGCTCGCGGTGGATCTCAATGTGAAGGGTGCCACCGGAACCATCGTCATCACGGCCTTGGCAGCCAACCCCGGCAACATCTTGCGACCTGGCCTCTTCGCACGAGCGCGCATCAAGACGAAGGTGCTGGAGAAGGCCGTGGTGATCCCCCAGCGCGCAGTGAACGAAGTGCAGGGCACCTACCAGATTGGCGTGGTGGGTGCGAATGGAAAGGCGGAAATTCGGCCTGTGAAGGCTGGTCCTCGAACTGGCAGTAATTGGGTCATCACTGAGGGGCTGAAGGAGGGCGAGACGGTGATTGTCGAGGGGTTTCAGAAAGTGAGGGCAGGCGCGCCGGTGACGGCCAAGCCGTGGACGCCGCCCGCCTCGCATGCGGACGCATCTGCAGCGACACCCACTCCGACATCCCAACCCGCCGCCAAGTAA